CCGGGAGTTTTTGGCCTTATTAATCCTTCTTCAATTCCTATGGTGATCGTACCAATGGTACCATGGCCGCACATAGGCAAACATCCCGAGGTCTCAACAAATAAAATTGAAAAGTCATTCTCCGGATCATGTGGAGGGTACAGGATACTGCCACTCATCATATCATGGCCACGGGGTTCGTACATCAAACCTTTTCTGATCCAGTCAAAATCCTTCATAAAATGAAGTCTTTTCTCATTCATGGTATTTCCTTTTAATTCAGGAATACCAGTGGTGATGACCCTTACCGGGTTTCCACAGGTGTGACCATCAATACATTTAAATATGCTTTTCGCCATTTTTCTTATCTCTCAAAAAGCTGGTATCTTCAGCTGTATATATGAATTGCATGCTTCATTTAAAGCACAGGTCGTTAAATTAAAGAGGTTCCGAACTTAATTCATTGTTCACTAACCTTACAATACCAAGAGGATTCTCGTTTTTTAGCGCATCCGGTAACAAATGATCCGGCCAGTCCTGAAAACTAAATGGCCTGACCCATCTTTTTATGGCGTTGATCCCCACTGCTGTAAACCGGCTGTCGGTCGAGGCAGGATACGGACCCCCATGGACCATTGAAGGACATACTTCTACTCCGGTAGGCACTCCATTAAAGATGATTCTGCCTACTCTGTTCTTAAGTGCATTAACAATGCCATTATAGTCATTTGCCTCATTTCCTTCAGCTATCAAAGTTCCTGTTAACTGCCCTTCAAGCTTGTAAATGATCTCCTCAAGTTGTTTTTTATTTTCACATTGAACAACCATGGTAAAAGGGCCAAATACCTCCTGATGCAACAACGGGTTTTCAAGAAAAGTTCTCCCCTGAACAGTGGTTACTGCCTGTCGAGCCACATTATTTCCGGTGGTATCATCGTATTGAGCCACTAAGGTAATTCCTTCCTGAGAAAGGGCTTTTTTCTTGTTGTTTTCATAAGCACCAATTATATTCGGATGCAACATACAACCCGGTTCGATGGCAGTGATCGCTTTGGCTAATTCTGAAATAAAATTGTCGAGCGAACTCCCCTTTATACCAAATAGAAGGCCCGGATTCGTACAAAACTGACCCGTTCCTAGCGTAACGGAACCGGCGTAGGTCTTAGCCAGGTCTGTTCCTCTTTGATCAAGTGCCTTAGGCAAAAAGACCACTGGGTTAACGCTTCCCATCTCCGCAAACACGGGTATGGGCTCCTCTCTTTTGGCAGCAAGATCGTAGAGGGCCCGACCTCCATTGATACTTCCCGTGAATCCAACTGCCTTTACTTTGGGATGCTGCACCAGCTGGACGCCAACTTCGATTCCACTGCTGTTAAGATTTGAAAAAACCCCCACAGGCATTCCTGTTTTTTGAGCCGCTTTGATGATTGCTGAGGCCACCAACTCTCCTGTTCCTGCATGCATTGGATGTGACTTCACGATCACAGGGCAACCAGCCGCTAATGCCGCCGCCGTATCCCCTCCTGCAGTTGAATAAGCCAAAGGGAAATTACTTGCTCCAAAAACCACAACGGGCCCGAGCGGTACCATCATCTTTCTTAAGTCAGGTTTTGGAATCGGGCTTCGGTCCGGAATAGCAGTATCGATATGAGCCTCAACCCAATCTCCTTTTTTTACCAAATCGGCAAAACTCCTTAGTTGAAAAATCGTTCTGCCTCTTTCTCCCATTGCTCTTCCTGCAGGAAGCCCTGATTCAGCGCAATAGGTTTCGATCAATTCCTCACCAAGAGCTTCAATTTCATCTGCTATCGCATTTAGGAATTCACTTTTGGATGCACCAGACACCAACTGATAACTACTAAATGCCTCCCAGGCCAGATTCACTGCATTGTCTATTTCCTCATTGGAGGCTTCATAAAAATCATATTTATTTTCCTCGTTGCTGACAGGGTTAAAGGTCTTGAACAACTTCCCTCCTTTAGCAGACAATTGCCAGCCGATGTGATTTTTTCCTGTTATCATTTAGTTTTCGTTTTTTAATTTTTCTATTTATTCAAATCGTTACAGATTTTTATAATCAGGTAGCAGGGGCCTGTTCTTGATGGCCTCATCAATAATGGCCAAAACTTTTTTCCTTTCTTCTCCAGCCAATGGTAATCGCGGTTCTCTTACATTCTCTGTCCCTATTCTGGTGGCTACTTCTGCCAGTTTGATATTCTGTACTAATTTAGTGTTTATATCTAATTCCAACAATGGTAAAAACCATCTGTAAATCGCAATGGCTTCATCAGTTCTGCCAGCTTTTGCCAATTCGTAAATCGCAACCGTTTCGGCAGGAAACGCACAAACCAAACCGGCGACCCAACCATCAGCTCCGATCAAAAGGCTTTCCAGGGCCAAGGTGTCAACCCCGCATAAAATGGCCAGCCTGTTTCCAAATCGATTTCTGATTCTGCTGATGTTTGAAATATCTCTTGTTGATTCTTTTACGGCCTGAATATTGGGACACTCTCTTAAAAGTTCTTCAAACATATCCAGGGTGACCTCAATCCCATAATCAACCGGATTATTATAGATCATGATCGGCAAACTGGTGCTTTGTGCAACCTTTTTAAAATAGGTGACGGTTTCCCTGTCATCTGCCTTGTAACGCATTGGAGGCAACATCATCAATCCGCTTGCTCCATCCTCTTCGGCCATTCTTGCAAGTTCAATGGCAGCTTTGGTAGATTGCTCCGCAATATTGATGATGACCGGCACGCTTCCTTTTACAAAAGCAACAGTTTCTCTTACCAGTGTTCTTTTTTCCAGTTCGCTTAATGTACTTGCCTCTCCCAATGTTCCTCCAAGAATAATACCGTGTACCCCTGCATCAAGTTGAGCCTGTATATTTACTTTAAAATTATCCAGATCCAATTCATCCTGATCCGTAAATTTGGTTGTTACAGCGGGCATAACCCCTTTCCATTGTATTGTCATAATTGAAATTGTTTTTATGCAAAATTATAGGAAGATTTGTATTGCTTTTTCATTTAAATTATCAATATGTAGTACTATATTACCCCTATTTTCATATTAATTACTATTTTTGAATAATATTTGCCTAAAAATAAAATGAAGGTATTTCCATTTAAGATTCCGAAGCCTGAAAATTCCACCCTGATCGTGCAGAATGACAAAGTGGATATGCTCTATAATAAACTACATCAGCATCAAGAAATCCAAATCAGTTATGTTATAAAAGGTGAAGGCAATTGTATCATTGGAGATTATGTTGGAGAATTCAAAAAAGACGATATTTTCATAATTGGTGAAAATGTACCTCATGTCTTCAATAATGACCCTTCAGATGAAGGGGTTCATGTGATCTCATTATTTTTCACCGAGTCCAGTTTTGGTCAGCATTTTTTTGAGTTTCCCGAATTTAAAAGATTCAACAACATTTTCCAAAGGGCTTCCCTCGGCATAAAAATTAAACCTAAATCCGATCAACTTGTTTTACTTTTTTCCAAAATCGATTCAAAGACTAAATTTGAAAAATTTATCGATTTTATGCATATCCTTCAATTTATTTCCAGAGAAAAACTTGAAACCTTATCCTCTGAAATTCACAACAAATCTTATGGCGAGGAAGAGGGTAAAAGAATGAGAGATATTTTTGAATTTTCGCTGTCAAAATACGATGAGAACATTTCGCTTGATCAAGTTGCTGAGATCGCCAATATGACGCCAAATGCCTTTTGCCGCTATTTCAAGCAGCGGACAAACAAAACCTATATCAATTTCCTGCTCGATATCAGAATCGAAAACGCTTGTAAACTTTTAGCTAAAAAATCAGACCTTAGCATTGCCGAGATTTCGTATCGGAGTGGATTTAATAATCTTACCAATTTCAATCGGAAATTCAAATCGATCAAAAGCATGACTCCTTCTGAATTCAGGAAAAGAGCGAAATAATATTTGTATTAAATAAAAATTCGCCAAACAGCATGACTATTTGGCGAAAATTAACTTAACAAAAACAAATTACTTATATAAGTCAGATTTTTAAATGTTAAAAACATATTAGATTGTTACATTGAACTAACCTGAGTTATTTATCCTGTAATTTAAAACTTCCTGCTTTTTAGAAAAACAAGTTAAGGACGAAACTATCGAATTTCTTTTCGAATGGACCATTCTATTTATCGAAGAATTCCGGAAATTCATTTCGAACTTTCAGTTCTGAGGGAACTCATTGGAAAAATTCCTCCCTGATCTTTTTAGGAAGACCTTTAATCACAAGTTCGTACGAATGATCTATCAGTTCACAAAATAGTTTGTCTGAAAAGGAACCATCTATGGTAAGGGTGTTCCAATGTACCTTACTCATATGATATCCTTCATCAATACTATCGTACGATTCTCGTAATTCCAGGGCCCTGTCTGGATCACATTTCAAATTCACTTTAAATTCCGGGTTATCAAGGCCAGTTAAAGCAAACATTTTTCCGCATACTTTGAAGACAAGTGTTGTCTCATCGAATGGAAATTCTTCCGTTACCTTATGCTTTGACAGGCAGTATATTCTGAATTCTTCTACATTCATATTTGATCCTAATTATGGCTCATACAAATACCAGGGCCAATTTTATCTGATCGTAACTAATTTCACCCTTTAGGATTTCAAAGATAGGTTTTAAACTGACCCTTTCTCCGGCACCAGTGCCTTTTAACAATTGGCTTCTCGCTTTTTTAACTTTGTTCAAAACAGTTCTGTCGGGCTTGAAACGTGTCAGGTTGGTATTCGGATACATTTCCGAAATCTTGATCAGATGTGTGGAGATGGTGCCAATGGTCAGATCTCTATCAATCATAATATCCTCTAGGGAATACCCTTTATCGATAAGTTGTTTTGTTATCAGATAGGTAGATTTCTTAACTATTTTCTTTCCCTTTTCCAATCGATCAAGGTTCTCTTTAATTTCGTCTTTATTGAGTACCCCACCGCTGGTTTTAATAAAGCTTCGGGCCTCCTTTTCCAGGCGATCGGCATCGAAAACCAATTCTAATTCCCTGGATAATTCCTGAAACCTTTGATCGGCTCTCAAGGCCAGTCTGTCTACTTCCAGCGCCGTTCCGTTAAATCCTCTCAATTCAAGCCCATCCATCCTCTTTACCCTTGATAAGGCAACATAGCCTTGTCCTTTTTCAAAAGTTTTGCTCAGATCCATCACCGCACTGTCCAGTGTCATTCCCTGGCTCTTATGCACAGTAATGGCCCAGGCAAGTCTCAGTGGAACCTGAACATAACTTACCAGTAGTTTTCCTGCTTCATCTTCAATTCGCCAGTCCTCGGGAACTGCAGTAATTTCGTAACCATTATTCAATCGAATCACCGGATAGCCCTCATCATCATAACGAAGAACGGTTCCTATCGTACCATTGAGATAACCTTTCTCATAATTATTTTTGACGAACATTACCTTTGAATCTTTCTTTAATTCCAGAACTTCAGGAGCCATGATCGATTTTTTTATTGTTTCGGCAAGCTTCAGGTTTCCTTTGACTTTGGCCCGAAAAATCTTTTTCCTTCCTTTGAGCCCTTTAATGTGTGTTGAATTAATTCTGTCGACGTCTATATTGTGCGTATATAGGGTTGTAGGTTCATTTTCTTCCAAGGGCTTTGTACAAGATTGAAGCAGTACTATAGAACTTTCAGATACAGCACCTGTTCTTATCTCATTCAGGACATCATTCAATTTACTGTCGGTTTGCCTGAACTGTTCCGTCAGATAACAGATTGATAAATTTGCACCCAACCAGGACTGTGACATAAAGCAAAACTTATCTCTGTTTGTTTCCCCTGTATTACCGATTGGAGGAAGCTGAAAGAAGTCCCCGCAAAGTACCAG
This DNA window, taken from Lutimonas zeaxanthinifaciens, encodes the following:
- a CDS encoding MmcQ/YjbR family DNA-binding protein, with amino-acid sequence MNVEEFRIYCLSKHKVTEEFPFDETTLVFKVCGKMFALTGLDNPEFKVNLKCDPDRALELRESYDSIDEGYHMSKVHWNTLTIDGSFSDKLFCELIDHSYELVIKGLPKKIREEFFQ
- a CDS encoding AraC family transcriptional regulator, producing MKVFPFKIPKPENSTLIVQNDKVDMLYNKLHQHQEIQISYVIKGEGNCIIGDYVGEFKKDDIFIIGENVPHVFNNDPSDEGVHVISLFFTESSFGQHFFEFPEFKRFNNIFQRASLGIKIKPKSDQLVLLFSKIDSKTKFEKFIDFMHILQFISREKLETLSSEIHNKSYGEEEGKRMRDIFEFSLSKYDENISLDQVAEIANMTPNAFCRYFKQRTNKTYINFLLDIRIENACKLLAKKSDLSIAEISYRSGFNNLTNFNRKFKSIKSMTPSEFRKRAK
- a CDS encoding aldehyde dehydrogenase (NADP(+)), translated to MITGKNHIGWQLSAKGGKLFKTFNPVSNEENKYDFYEASNEEIDNAVNLAWEAFSSYQLVSGASKSEFLNAIADEIEALGEELIETYCAESGLPAGRAMGERGRTIFQLRSFADLVKKGDWVEAHIDTAIPDRSPIPKPDLRKMMVPLGPVVVFGASNFPLAYSTAGGDTAAALAAGCPVIVKSHPMHAGTGELVASAIIKAAQKTGMPVGVFSNLNSSGIEVGVQLVQHPKVKAVGFTGSINGGRALYDLAAKREEPIPVFAEMGSVNPVVFLPKALDQRGTDLAKTYAGSVTLGTGQFCTNPGLLFGIKGSSLDNFISELAKAITAIEPGCMLHPNIIGAYENNKKKALSQEGITLVAQYDDTTGNNVARQAVTTVQGRTFLENPLLHQEVFGPFTMVVQCENKKQLEEIIYKLEGQLTGTLIAEGNEANDYNGIVNALKNRVGRIIFNGVPTGVEVCPSMVHGGPYPASTDSRFTAVGINAIKRWVRPFSFQDWPDHLLPDALKNENPLGIVRLVNNELSSEPL
- a CDS encoding AAA family ATPase; translated protein: MNQDQALAILKSGRNVFLTGSAGTGKTFVLNKYIQYLKARKIPVSITASTGIAATHLQGTTIHAWSGIGIKDSLSQRNLKALKEKKYLKKHIDKTKVLIIDEISMLHLKQFNLVNEVLQYFRQTDKPFGGIQLVLCGDFFQLPPIGNTGETNRDKFCFMSQSWLGANLSICYLTEQFRQTDSKLNDVLNEIRTGAVSESSIVLLQSCTKPLEENEPTTLYTHNIDVDRINSTHIKGLKGRKKIFRAKVKGNLKLAETIKKSIMAPEVLELKKDSKVMFVKNNYEKGYLNGTIGTVLRYDDEGYPVIRLNNGYEITAVPEDWRIEDEAGKLLVSYVQVPLRLAWAITVHKSQGMTLDSAVMDLSKTFEKGQGYVALSRVKRMDGLELRGFNGTALEVDRLALRADQRFQELSRELELVFDADRLEKEARSFIKTSGGVLNKDEIKENLDRLEKGKKIVKKSTYLITKQLIDKGYSLEDIMIDRDLTIGTISTHLIKISEMYPNTNLTRFKPDRTVLNKVKKARSQLLKGTGAGERVSLKPIFEILKGEISYDQIKLALVFV
- a CDS encoding dihydrodipicolinate synthase family protein, producing the protein MTIQWKGVMPAVTTKFTDQDELDLDNFKVNIQAQLDAGVHGIILGGTLGEASTLSELEKRTLVRETVAFVKGSVPVIINIAEQSTKAAIELARMAEEDGASGLMMLPPMRYKADDRETVTYFKKVAQSTSLPIMIYNNPVDYGIEVTLDMFEELLRECPNIQAVKESTRDISNISRIRNRFGNRLAILCGVDTLALESLLIGADGWVAGLVCAFPAETVAIYELAKAGRTDEAIAIYRWFLPLLELDINTKLVQNIKLAEVATRIGTENVREPRLPLAGEERKKVLAIIDEAIKNRPLLPDYKNL